Proteins encoded together in one Astyanax mexicanus isolate ESR-SI-001 chromosome 10, AstMex3_surface, whole genome shotgun sequence window:
- the LOC103043510 gene encoding endothelin receptor type B — MKPVGLMVLLVVLMAGCSAALRFSRDSTQVNLNDASNREVEATGFNASSNERPVLRNSPRLPPPPMCTKPTEIKETFKYVNTVISCLIFVVGIIGNSTLLRIIYKNKCMRNGPNVLIGSLALGDLFYILFALPINVFKLLAEDWPFGVHICKLMPFVQKASVGITVLSLCALSIDRYHAVTSWSRVKGMGIPLWKVLEVTLIWLVSVVLAVPEALAYDMMEITYRGKKLQVCLLHPQQSTQFLQIYQDVKDWWLFGFYFCLPLACTVVFYTLMSCEMLNRKKGMRIALNDHMKQRREVAKTVFCLVVIFALCWLPLHLSRILKRTIYDPNDPDRCELLSFLLVMNYIGINMASLNSCINPVALYFVSQKFKNCFKSCLCCWCQRNITPIDERGSGIRWKGSDHGNGLDRSSSRSSQKYSSS, encoded by the exons ATGAAGCCAGTGGGGTTGATGGTCCTGCTGGTGGTGCTGATGGCAGGATGCTCCGCTGCTTTGCGTTTCAGCCGAGACTCCACCCAGGTCAACCTCAACGATGCGTCCAATCGGGAGGTAGAGGCTACGGGATTCAACGCCTCCAGCAATGAGCGTCCTGTGCTGAGGAACTCTCCCCGATTACCTCCCCCACCCATGTGCACCAAGCCCACCGAGATCAAGGAGACGTTCAAGTACGTCAACACCGTCATATCCTGCCTGATTTTTGTGGTGGGAATCATCGGGAACTCCACTTTGTTGAGAATCATCTACAAGAACAAGTGCATGAGGAACGGCCCTAACGTGCTGATCGGAAGTCTGGCTTTGGGTGATCTGTTCTACATCCTCTTCGCCCTCCCCATCAATGTCTTTAAG TTACTGGCAGAAGACTGGCCATTCGGAGTGCACATCTGCAAGCTGATGCCGTTTGTGCAGAAGGCATCAGTGGGAATCACAGTTCTCAGCCTGTGTGCCCTCAGCATCGACAG ATATCACGCTGTGACCTCCTGGAGCCGAGTGAAGGGGATGGGGATTCCGTTATGGAAGGTTCTGGAAGTGACGCTGATCTGGCTGGTGTCGGTAGTGCTAGCCGTGCCTGAGGCTTTAGCCTACGACATGATGGAGATCACCTACAGAGGGAAGAAGCTGCAGGTGTGTCTCCTACATCCTCAGCAGAgcacacagttcctgcag ATCTATCAGGATGTGAAGGACTGGTGGCTGTTTGGGTTTTATTTCTGTTTGCCCCTGGCGTGTACCGTGGTCTTCTACACCCTCATGTCCTGTGAAATGCTGAACCGGAAGAAAGGAATGCGCATTGCCCTCAATGATCATATGAAGCAG cGCAGAGAAGTAGCTAAAACAGTCTTCTGCCTGGTGGTGATCTTCGCGCTCTGCTGGCTGCCTCTTCACCTCAGCCGCATTCTGAAAAGGACAATCTACGATCCAAACGACCCGGACCGCTGCGAGCTCCTCAG TTTCCTGCTTGTGATGAATTACATCGGCATCAACATGGCCTCCCTCAACTCCTGCATCAACCCTGTCGCACTGTACTTCGTCAGCCAGAAGTTCAAAAACTGTTTCAAG TCGTGTCTGTGCTGCTGGTGCCAGAGGAACATCACTCCGATTGATGAGCGGGGTTCGGGGATACGCTGGAAGGGCTCAGACCACGGAAACGGGCTGGACCGGTCCAGTTCACGCTCCAGTCAGAAATACAGCTCCTCCTAA